A stretch of DNA from Oryza brachyantha chromosome 9, ObraRS2, whole genome shotgun sequence:
CGTGGCGCATCAACGAGCTCGAGGCGATCACCAACCAGATCAAGGCTCTCGAGTCGATGATGCTCGGCGACGCGCCACCCACCGCCAAGACGGAGGAGCCgcaggacggcgacgacacgggAGGGCTGGAcaccgacgaggaggaggtgacCCGAGAGTTCTTGCAGCTTCTGGAGCAAGGAGACGGCAGGGGCGCCCTGGCCAAGTCGGTGTCCTCGCTCAAATCCGGCGTGAAGcgcggctccgccgccgccgcgtccagcTACATCTCCGACCTCGGCAAGGGGCTCGGCCCGATCGTGCAAACCCGGGACGGCGGCTACCTGACGGCGACCAACCCGTTCGACATCCCCGTGGAGAGGAAGGAGCTCCCCAAGCTCGCCATGCAGCTGTCCAAGCCGTTCATCCTCCAAGACCAGAggctccccggcggcggcgccgagctgTTCCAGCGGCTGTGCGCCGGCGGGTGCGAGACCCTCTTCGCGAAGCTGGCGGCGCTGATCGCGACGGACGAGGTGGTCGGGAAGACGGCGGAGCAGATCGCCTTCGAGGGCATGGCGTCGGCGATCATCAGCGCCCGGAGCGCGGCCCTCGGCGCGAGCTCCAGCGCGGCGCAGTCCGTGTCGCTGCTCCGGACGATGTCGACGGCGATGAGCGACGGGCGCAAGGAGAGGATCGCCACCGGCATCTGGAACGCCCAGGAGACGCCGGTGACCGTCGACGAGATCCTGGCGTTCTCGCTGCAGAAGATCGAGACGATGGCCATCGACGCGCTCAAGGTCCAGGCCGACATGGCCGACGAGCAGGCGCCGTTCGACGTGTCCCCGGTCAGCGAGAAGAGGAGCGGCGGCCACCTCCTCGACACCGCCGTGCCACCGGAGGAGTGGGCGCTCGCCTGCATCGGCGCGGACACGGTGACCATGCTGCTCGTCGCCCAGCTAAGGGATCCCCTGCGCCGGTACGAGGCGGTCGGTGCGCCGTCGATCGTCATCATCCAGGCCATCAGAGCCGCCGGcagtgacgacgacgagccaAGGTTCAAAGTAGCCAACCTGCACGTCGGCGGCCTCCGGCTGAAGTCGGCCGACCGGCGTAACGTCTGGGACGGCGAGAAGCAGCGGCTCACGGCGATGCACTGGCTCGTCGCGTATGGGCTCGGCAAAGCCGGCAGGAAGGgaaggacgtcggcggcggcggcggcgaaggccggcCATGACGTGCTCTGGAGCATGTCGTCGAGGGTGATGGCCGACATGTGGCTCAAGCCGATGCGCAACCCGGACGTGAAGATCCCTCTCAAGTAGCTGCTGCCTGCTTCTGGGATTCTCtgcatctgaaaaaaaaaaagaagattcaGATTCCAGGTTTCAAATATAgcacattttgattttttttttttgaagttcaAGACTGTAATTTATACTTGATTCCTGCACTGTGATAGTACTGTAATAAGGAAATGTGAGTGTCTAAGCATTAGGTTCCAGCACTGTTTATTGTGTTGTGATTATTCATGTCATGTACTGGAAGAGGAATAATACAGTAAGTGAAAAAGATTACTCGTGACTTGTAAGGACTATGTAAGCTATTGCCACTTCAGCTGCACAGAACTACTGTACAAGACCATCTGTAAGTTCAGGAAGAATAACAGCACACAGAAAATAAGATCTTAGTTTTCATCCTTATCAATAATATGTACAATGGAGGAAAGTGTATATACATGAGAACATTTTCTCATACAACATTTTCAAACTGGAGTTAATAAAAGCATCTTTAAAGAACAAGTGTCCCTTGAGAAGTGCTGATCTCCTGGAGCTTATATTGGTTACTTTAAGGTGTTGGGATACAACTGCAATATGAGACATGCCATTCATATGGTACACGGTGTATATCGCTCAATTTGTTGCTTCCTGAAACTATCAACTGTAGTCTTTCCAATAGTCGGTCAGAATCATGTGCTATCACTTCTCTGTGAATAAAACAAAGCATACTAACAAAAAAACGTTTTTAAAACTGGTCAAGTTAGATGTCAATTTCTTCCAGTTCACGAGGAAGCCCTCCACTCGTTGGCCTGAAATAAACAGATTGGAACTCATCACATGACTATCTATAAGAAATCTGTCAGGAATCCACACAATACACGATTGAGAAGCCATCATgccaattttaattttaatggaCATTGACTAAAGTACTACTGTAGAATGAAAGCACCATTTTAAAGCCAGGAAAGTCCCGCACATGCGTATCAGTTGTACAACGACAAATGAAAAGGATGAATTCTTTCTCATGGTTATCAACAGGGGAAAGGACACATATAAACACGCCTCTGCTCACAGTTGTCACCAAGTGGACCTTCAGAACAATTTTAGGTATGTTTGAACACACCAAGGACATTATTGTTAAAATACCACTTGTGAaatacaaaaacaaatatgacaaTACAATGAGAAATTACAATGGATACTTACAGTCCAGTCAATATCTTAATTGTATCATAGAAGAACCATTGCATGGTTATGACAGGCCCAACAAGAGTGATTCGAACCGGTAAGCTTCTTGTGAACAAGCCACGAAACCCAATACTTTTCACAGCCTGAAAGAGTAGGATGAAACCATGAGATCCTTGGGATGATGAGATTCTGAATTATTCTAAGCTGGAAACAAAGAAATCATATCCTTACATCTACGATATTTCTGGCCTTTTTGTTGTACAAAGATGAGACAATGTTATCTGCGGGATTTGATACAATAGTACCAACTGCACCAGAGATATACCCAGCCAAACAAGTTGCACCAAGCTCCTGCAATGTTGAACAatcctcttttttcttctgaatAACATTCTTATATAGGATATCCACGGAATGCTCAAATGTTGAAAACATTAGCATAGAAACTGCATGAATAAGAATGAATGGGGTAAGATGTACATGAACAGATAAGACACTTATAATTTAGAAACCAAAAGATGCATTAATGAAGTAAGAACTGACATACTTAAGTGAACGTTGTGAAAAGGtttcaaaacttcaaatacAAGTCAAAATGAACTTTTGAAATAAGCAGACAGATGTTCCTTATTACAGTAGGTGCGAACTTAAGTTCAGGGTTCACTGAGCAGAAAGAAATAGGATCCCCCCAAGACCGTGAGCAATCAGAATTACACATACAGATACAGCTCGTTCTTGTCTCTTACAAATTAAGTACTTCAAATAGAGTTGTTATCAATGTGGCTTGTGCACTTGCACCTATTTTTGTacaacataaatgaaaatagttTCCCAAAAGAACATGATTAGATCATAACTTAATCAGAATTATCTTATAGTTGTAAAATGAGCTCATGTAACAATGTTACACATTACTACAGATGATCCAGAAGCAGTTCAAGCATATCTAATACAGACAGAATCACGGAAGTAGTACGTACATGGAAGATTCCGTCCCCAAAGAGGTAAAAGGCCCCTGTAAAAGCTGCaatcaacaaacaaaaaaatatagtttcttTAGAGGTAAGAGGAATAGGAGTGTTATCTCAGATGTACAATAGTGCACCAACCAACAAGCAAAGCTAAGAATACGCAGCATCTTACACAAGGAAGCTTACCCAGACAAGCCTTCAGTGGCATACACCCTTGGAAAGCCATCAACCAAACCTTTTGCAAACATAGGTTGTGTCTGCACACGGACTTTCACCGATTCAAAGGGGCAGAGGGCAACATCAGCTATGATTTGAGCAGAGGCGCTGCTAAGAAAGTAAATGGTGCTCTTATTTCTGTCCACTAGCACATCAGAATACTTCTTCTTGAAATACTCATAAAGACCAAACTTGCAGCCACCTTGAACACCATAGCCAAAAAATTTCCCAGCCCATCCCCTCCAAAGCGATGAAGCTCCCTCTTCCTTTACAAGAATGTTCAGTCCCGAATATATGCTGGTGTACTTCATGGGATTCACCTGCCAAAAGAATAAACGGACGaactataaaaaaccaaacattaCCTTGTAGATCATTATGGATTTGTAATGATATATGCTATACTAGATTCCATTAAATTACGAAAGAGTGAAAGGGTCATGtctgcaaatcatatgaaatacATTTCATTATCTTCACACAAGATACATATCCGAAAATTTCCATTAGGAGGACCTTGAACAACTAAGCATTGGGACATCGCTACCTATAATCATTTCTACACTCACCAACTAGACAGTGGCAATTGCCACACACACGCATAAGAACTCGCTCCTCTGCGATGGAGCAGAAGCAACCACACGGCCATTAGCAGTACCTGCATGTTGACCTTGAGGACGTCGAGCGGGGTGATGGCGAGGTGGGTGGCGCCCGCGGCCAGCATCCCGCCGCCTGCGCACAGCGCGTAGTACTCGGGCGAGAACAGCCTCATCCCTcccgcccctcctcctcgtcctccccctccccctcccttggccaccctcgccgcctccgcctccgcctcgcccccgcgcgcgcccatTTCCGTCGTGCTGATGAATCGGGCGCCGCAAAGAgcgccccgccgcgccgggacgaggagaagagagagaatagGAAGGTTCGattccttcctcctccggcgTTGTTGGAGACTGGACCGGAAATGGAACACGTAGTGAGGCCCCGGGCCTTCCCCTTCCTCATGGCGCTGACTTGTCAACGCCACAGCCATTGCCTTAAACCCTAGCAACATGGCCCGCATGTCAGTGGGGCGCGGCAGGGGGAGGCATTTCGTGGGCCCTAGTTGGGCTAGGACTTCCCACTCGCTCGCGGAACTCCATTGCTTGCCACTGATAGGCCATGAGTTGTATTTGGGCCAGGCCGTTACGAGGAGATTTCTATGGGCCGTCATTTCATGGGCTCTAGCTGGGCTGGATCGCTTCGGTTCGTTCGAGATCTAACCAGGAGGATATACCTGGGCCAGAGCGTAGTGATGGGCTATGCATTATAGCCCGCGTTCGGCAGTACGTGGAGGGGGTTATTTATCCGGtgtaaaaaatacagaaatagattagtacatgattaattaattattaattattaaaaaaatataaaatatattaatatatttttttaaaaaaaaattcgtaaacaatacataatttattatctagCCAGGGGTGCCAAACGCGGCCATAGACTTTTTCTTTATGGAAACTCTACCGAACGGCGTCTCGTACGGACAGAAACCTCCTCCTCTTTCTCGAGCAGTTCCTATcccgcgccggcgctgccTTCTCCGCACGTCCGCGCCAAGCTGCTTCCCTCCACGAActtcgtcgctgccgccgatctccACTCATGACGGAGGGGGCTTTGTCGCCGCCGATCTTCGTCGGCCCTCTCCCCTCCGCCGACTTTGTCCGCCCTCCACTGCACCCTCTGTGTTGTCTCACCGTGCAGCACCGATGAACAAACTAATATCATCTATTCTGTTTGAACATGATTTCGTTTTGTTGTATTCAGCATGTTTTGTTTACACACAGTAATAATattctttgtttctttctattattattatctaataaccCAGAACATAATTTCAGTCGTGAATATTAAAagttcattgtttttttgtaaaaaatgaaTTCGTTTTCATACAGCTATCTACACGAAGATACTAGTACAAGTGTTTCACTGCTTTGCCAACTACACCACTGACAGAAGCAAGTTTATACTGACTCTGTTTCGTATCATACTTTTTagtattgtctaaatttattaatttatctatagtcaatctaatagctaattcatacaatagttaacaacaaaacatcaatacatggtcctacatgtcatacatatattttgtcttagagtACGTGTGCAGCTGATTACTGTACTTGCTCTCAGAAAACAAGGCAGCTTTCGAAAGTTCTATACCTGACGCATGGACACTTGTCTTTCTGTAAGAAGGATGGAGTTGAGTGTACGTTTCAGGCAACAAGGGCGTCTATCTATTCACATGAATTTGGCGGTTTGGCCGCGTTGGCCAAGAAAGTACCAAGAATGGCATGTTTAGTTTcgaaaaactttttaaaaaacatcacaactaatctttaaatatttaaataaaatattaaatatatataaacattaaaactaattatataattatgaggaaaatcgtgagacgaatattttaaatctaattagtacataattagccataattgCTACAATagccaacatgtgctaatgacggaataattagactcaaaagatacgtctcgcggttttcggacggaatctgaaatttgttttacacttagactatatttaatactttaaatgtattACCGTACGCGTCGATGTGACCActcttccaaaaaattttcctaACTGTACGGACCAAAGTAGAATTGTCGGCCGCCAGAAAGGTGCTACACGGCTGAAGTGAACAGGTAAAGCATACTACTGCTATCTGAACTCCCTTTttaggaattaaaattttatatcatattataaatatttcattattTCTACACTAACACTtatgatttctttcataatcAATCACATTCTTATAAGAAAACAtattcaattcaaaattcaaaagtaaTCATAGAAGTGACCAAGAAAGATTTTCTTTACATCATCTtagtctatgctaaacaaACTACAAATTATTGTACTACATTCATTCTAATATAAGTGTATTTCAAACTACCGTAGAGACATTAGttataagaagaaaaaaggaaaaaatcccCTTATTAATTAAGGAGATGGTATGGAGTAAGTCAGTAGGTGGTAGGAGTAAAATGGacagaaatttaaatataaaataatataattttttaaacaaatctaAATTCTAGAAATGTACATATCGCGATAGATGTAGTACTTTAGGGTGTGTTCAGTTTGCAAAactattttacaaaaacatcacatcgacgTGTACGGTCACatattaaagtattaaacgtagtctaattacaaaacaatttTCAGATTTCGCTTGGAAaccgagacaaatcttttgagtctaattaatccgccattagcaccttggttactgtagcaattatggctaatcacatactcattaggcttaaaagatttgtctcacgatttttcccataactgtgtaattagttttaatgtttatgtatatttaatgttctgTTTAGGTGTCCAATAAtacgatgtgatgtttttagaaaaactttttgaaaatGCCATGTTtagatgacattttttttttggaaatgggtcacatcgaacgtttgatcggatgtcggaagaagttttcagacatgaatgaaaaaacgaatttc
This window harbors:
- the LOC102703247 gene encoding mitochondrial phosphate carrier protein 1, mitochondrial produces the protein MGARGGEAEAEAARVAKGGGGGGRGGGAGGMRLFSPEYYALCAGGGMLAAGATHLAITPLDVLKVNMQVNPMKYTSIYSGLNILVKEEGASSLWRGWAGKFFGYGVQGGCKFGLYEYFKKKYSDVLVDRNKSTIYFLSSASAQIIADVALCPFESVKVRVQTQPMFAKGLVDGFPRVYATEGLSGFYRGLLPLWGRNLPFSMLMFSTFEHSVDILYKNVIQKKKEDCSTLQELGATCLAGYISGAVGTIVSNPADNIVSSLYNKKARNIVDAVKSIGFRGLFTRSLPVRITLVGPVITMQWFFYDTIKILTGLPTSGGLPRELEEIDI